One segment of Lytechinus pictus isolate F3 Inbred chromosome 13, Lp3.0, whole genome shotgun sequence DNA contains the following:
- the LOC129274313 gene encoding integrin alpha-9-like: protein MNNAACQDGKLRPMTRPMPDRPSPRPRVLVGAPKSYSQYQPTITRPGAIFKCNIPRIAGQRPVCVEVKLDDRGNERSGPNVRPYFKDAKDNQWLGVSLTRQRNRRTAKVTTCGHMWSNQFYADTRFLVIFPNGVCYEMDAELNFHSVMKRRPCLEQVQIKADTLGKGIAWHGWCQAGFSATYSMDGSTLILGAVGSLAWRGSVVSISSGATTVADTTNWYPPDDKDESYVGYAVSSGHFISTTSMEGVTGAPRAYEKGHVYIYNLQSFALITTMKGESMNTYFGAAVLGMDINHDGLTDLLVGAPQFSQDQDEGRVYIFVNDGNAIMRKMDVKLMGSNSIGARFGSVIESVGDLNADGYEDVAIGAPYEDNSRGAVYIYLGGENHLRKPYSQRLVAATNMVSFGSSISGGMDMDNNGYPDIAVGAYENDTAALFLSKPVIEMEAFLTLTPTLINTNYAECMLYGRPTTCLHLTACVRYTGASVPYRIGIDRMLEVDYYKVATGFPPRVVFFENGESMGSTTVQNIQLVKNQQTCHDIVAYFKRDMKDFLSPVPFRLSHELRLSGNAPYITLCNRLCPTISPYSDNNIVQEATFMSNCGNDSICITDLQLSANTIIPRGTKYLPLGSADNIYVMVDLMNQGEEAHQAQVLIEYPVGITFVRVESNRQQETIVLCSPLTTSNETASVLCDVDNPMKANSRSSFRVKLSVPTAHANSRSIDIVVSASTSSTEYNHTLYNNIQRIRVPIRIEADITISGVTRPNSVLYGLPESSKTNSQDSANNESQMDDTLPLIPSEVNEVNLDKHIGPAFKHIYDARNLGPSNLPFMASVNITIPWKTKNGDMLIYFSKIDFKGTGVCETQAILAEQSRLLQKMLAKRNRTNPHEESHQSLASTLFGTNKNRRLNCMNSQCAVIDCLVDNLESGDGAVIQLDMRIFEDTFLKGDFGKIELHAEAVIGVDDPLKRHIQPQSGRPDSVMVKTVIFTESSVRNRPVPKWVIAVSIAAGIVCLIAVILVMWKCGFFRRRMKEEMERLIQEKEEQESLNPEGILNEADYEDDNFRSY, encoded by the exons atgaacaATGCTGCGTGCCAAGACGGGAAGCTGAGGCCGATGACAAGGCCGATGCCAGATCGTCCGAGTCCAAGGCCAAG GGTACTGGTAGGTGCCCCCAAGTCCTATTCTCAATACCAGCCCACGATCACGAGACCAGGGGCTATCTTCAAGTGCAACATCCCCCGGATAGCAGGTCAAAGACCAGTATGTGTAGAAGTCAAATTAGATGATAGAG GAAACGAGAGAAGCGGCCCAAATGTCCGTCCTTATTTCAAAGATGCCAAAGACAACCAGTGGTTGGGGGTCTCCCTCACCAgacaaagaaatagaagaaCGGCCAAGGTCACG ACGTGTGGACACATGTGGTCAAACCAGTTCTACGCGGACACAAGGTTTTTGGTCATCTTTCCCAACGGCGTTTGTTACGAGATGGACGCCGAGCTCAACTTTCACAGCGTCATGAAAAGACGGCCTTGCCTCGAAC AGGTACAAATAAAAGCGGATACCTTAGGGAAAGGAATAGCATGGCATGGTTGGTGCCAGGCTGGGTTCAGTGCTACATACTCCATGGATGGCAGCACTCTCATCTTAGGGGCCGTTGGATCATTAGCATGGAGGG GAAGTGTTGTGTCAATCTCATCTGGTGCAACCACAGTGGCTGATACTACAAACTGGTATCCTCCCGATGACAAGGATGAAAGCTATGTTG GTTATGCAGTAAGTTCTGGCCATTTTATATCAACCACGTCTATGGAGGGAGTGACTGGAGCGCCGAGGGCATATGAAAAGGGGCATGTTTATATCTATAATCTACAGAGTTTTGCCCTTATTACCACCATGAAAGGAGAATCA ATGAACACCTATTTTGGAGCTGCAGTATTAGGAATGGATATAAATCATGATGGACTGACTGACCTTCTGGTTGGGGCACCACAGTTTTCACAGGATCAAGATGAAGGTCGAGTCTACATCTTTGTCAATGATGGAAAT GCCATTATGAGGAAAATGGATGTCAAATTAATGGGCAGTAACTCTATAGGGGCTCGCTTTGGATCAGTCATCGAATCAGTTGGAGATCTTAATGCAGATGGATATGAGGATGTGGCCATCGGCGCACCCTATGAAGACAACAGCAGAGGTGCCGTCTACATCTATCTTGGTGGAGAGAACCACCTCAGAAAACCATACAGCCAG AGGTTGGTTGCAGCGACCAACATGGTATCCTTTGGTAGTTCCATCTCAGGTGGAATGGACATGGATAATAATGGCTACCCAGACATCGCTGTTGGTGCTTATGAGAACGATACTGCAGCCCTCTTCCT GAGTAAACCTGTTATTGAGATGGAAGCATTCCTTACACTGACACCAACACTGATCAACACAAACTATGCAGAATGTATGCTGTATGGAAGGCCTACTACATGTCTTCATCTCACAGCCTGTGTCAGATACACCGGGGCATCGGTCCCGTACAGGATAG GTATTGACCGTATGCTGGAGGTGGACTATTACAAGGTTGCTACTGGATTCCCACCCAGGGTCGTCTTCTTTGAGAATGGGGAGTCCATGGGCTCAACCACCGTCCAGAATATTCAGCTCGTCAAAAACCAGCAGACCTGTCATGATATTGTAGCCTATTTCAAG AGAGACATGAAAGATTTCCTGAGTCCGGTTCCATTCCGTCTCTCCCACGAGCTACGACTTTCTGGGAATGCTCCTTATATAACATTATGTAACAGGCTTTGTCCTACAATCAGCCCCTATTCTGATAACAATATAGTTCAAGAG GCAACCTTTATGTCCAACTGTGGCAACGATTCCATTTGCATAACAGACCTACAACTCAGTGCTAACACAATCATCCCCAG GGGCACCAAGTACCTCCCTCTAGGCTCAGCAGATAATATCTATGTGATGGTAGACCTGATGAATCAAGGAGAGGAAGCTCACCAGGCCCAGGTTCTCATTGAATATCCCGTCGGTATCACCTTTGTCAGGGTCGAGAGTAACAGG CAACAAGAAACAATTGTTCTTTGCTCACCGTTGACAACCAGCAATGAAACCGCATCTGTTCTGTGTGATGTTGACAACCCTATGAAAGCAAATTCTAGA AGTAGCTTTAGAGTGAAGTTGTCAGTACCAACCGCTCATGCCAACAGCCGAAGCATCGATATTGTAGTATCAGCATCGACCTCTAGCACAGAATACAATCACACTCTATATAACAACATACAGAGGATCAGGGTTCCCATCAGGATAGAAGCAGATATCACTATATCAGG GGTAACAAGACCTAACAGTGTGCTGTATGGCCTGCCGGAATCAAGCAAGACAAACAGTCAAGATTCCGCCAACAATGAGTCCCAGATGGATGATACCTTGCCCCTTATACCATCAGAGGTTAATGAAGTTAATCTGGACAAACACATTGGACCTGCGTTCAAACACATCTATGAT GCTCGGAATCTTGGCCCCAGCAACCTTCCCTTCATGGCCTCAGTCAACATCACAATACCATGGAAGACGAAAAATGGAGATATGCTCATATATTTCTCAAAAATTGAT TTTAAAGGGACAGGTGTATGCGAGACCCAAGCAATCCTTGCTGAGCAAAGCAGACTCCTACAAAAAATGCTAGCCAAGAGAAATAGAACAAACCCACACGAAGAATCACATCAAAGTCTAGCATCAACACTCTTTGGAACAAATAAAAACCGACGGTTG AATTGTATGAATAGCCAATGTGCAGTGATTGATTGTCTTGTAGATAATTTAGAATCCGGAGATGGAGCAGTCATTCAGCTTGATATGAGAATATTTGAAGACACATTTTTAAAG GGAGATTTTGGTAAAATAGAACTTCATGCCGAAGCTGTTATAGGTGTGGATGATCCACTGAAAAGACATATACAACCGCAGTCTGGCAGGCCCGACAGTGTTATG GTAAAAACAGTAATATTCACCGAGTCTTCCGTGAGGAATAGACCAGTGCCTAAGTGGGTTATAGCCGTGAGCATAGCAGCTGGAATTGTGTGTCTCATAGCAGTTATTCTTGTTATGTGGAAA TGTGGTTTCTTCCGGAGGAGGATGAAGGAGGAGATGGAGAGATTGattcaagaaaaagaagagcAAGAATCACTCAATCCTGAGGGTATCCTCAACGAAGCAGATTATGAAGACGATAATTTCAGATCATACTAG